A stretch of DNA from Acanthochromis polyacanthus isolate Apoly-LR-REF ecotype Palm Island chromosome 21, KAUST_Apoly_ChrSc, whole genome shotgun sequence:
GCTTCTTTGAGCAGGCAGTGATGAAGGGAAAGTGTGGCAGGGGCTGCATGAGAGAAACaaaagagaaggaagaaaagaaagaaagacagaaagttcTAGAGTGATGAGGCTTCTTGTTTTTCACTGAGGTGATGAATTGAAAATGATCATTCATAGCATTGCACTAAATATAAATGCTGACCTGAAAGTGTGTAGGAAatttacaattctacaatttcatttagcggATGCTTTTATCCGAAGATACATTACAAATGAACTTGTCCTACAGATTTTGCTGCTGCCCTGCAAAGGCCAGTTTACAGCAGATGCACATGTAGCATAAAAGTACTTCACATGATGACAATTATGTGTCCCTGtggtattaaaaaaaacacgtgCTCTGCAGTGTTTGCCGTGCGGTTGGACTAAGCGGGTGAAACACTTACTAATACTGAGACCACTCAGCTTCGAATGACATAGCAGGAAATGAATTTACTTTACTTACAGGACCCAAAAGAGAAAGTCAAACTAGACTTTAAGACCATGGTGTGTTTATTTCACTGCATCACATAAATTATGatacaaaaaaacatcagaattaAAGCACATTCaatatagaataaataaatagtgtGCAGTATGTGTTAAAGCAAGAAAAGAAATATGTAAGGTTACAGTCTactttttcagtttcatttttagtATGAACAAGGCACATATATATCTATAGATTTTATTAAATCCAAGTGTTACACATCAATTATCCATATTTAGAGATTTAATTTACTGTAATTATACAAATAAGAATATAAATGTctttgatataaaaaaaattcttaaaaaagTTTTACCCGTATAAGAAAGAAAGCCGTCAGAGCAGTTCTGCCCTTCCTAATATTCCAAGGCACAAAGAGGATGTCACACTTCGTCAGTCTGCTTTCTCATGACAAAAGTATGTATCCGCTTCTGTTTACGCTTCTTCAAAGAATTTAAATATCAATATGATATTTATAGCATGAATGCGCCAAAGACGTTCTCGTTCGGTTTGAATTCTATAATTTTTGCAGTGCTACTGACGTTCACATAAATGGCATCATTCTCGTAAAGGTGAAACACTCCACCCAGGTAGCTGTTTGATCGAGCAACCTCTGACATTGGAGAGTATTTCCTGGCCTGCAGGAGGGTAATATATCCCCCAGCGTACTTTTCAGTATGCAAATTAACATAATGGTGAAATTTACCACTGTCTGTAAAGAAAACCTTGGAGTAGACGTAGTAAAAACCCTGTTTCTGAATGATCAGACTTCCGTTTCTGTAGACCATCTGATAGAGGGTAGGGTCAGCTTTCATGCTCCACGCCATGACTTCTTTTCCGTGAATGACATTGTGTCCACCTAGAAAATAAACGGAAATGACGAAAGCAATCGTGTGAAGTCTTTTAAAATTGAGCGAATCATCATAAAGAGGTCTTCTGTTCCAACCTTGTGACTACACACCCTTATGAGacactttattttctgtcttggtAATAAATTGAACATTAAGGTAACGGAAACAATGGAACAGCTGGTTTCACCTGTCAGATGTGCAAGTGGTTTGGAGGGAAGAACATCGTAATAGGGACGCGCCGTGGGAGAAGTAGGACCTTGAGCTGTAAGAGGAACAGACATAAGGTTACCAATGTGGAATAAAAAAAGTGAAGATGTTTACCATTTGAGTAAAAAGTGTTGAGGCATACCTTCAATGAGCTTGGCGAATGATGCTGAGTTGGCCTGCAATAAAATCAAGGCACAGTTTAGCCGTgtgcatgaatgtgtgtttgcatttgtgaGCGTGCACCTGTACATGAGTGGATTTGCATCTGAGGTGTTAAAATAAGATGTGAAAAAATATGACCACATTACACGATTGATGGACcatttttgtttcctgtttctaaTGTCACTTGTCTGCAGAGCTAAGTAGGACAGGTCGGCCTTCCTGGCAACGAGCAAAAGGTAGGTTGCAACCATGGTGCAAGAAATAGACCACTTCCTTGTCTCCACCGTCCCCTCTTTGCACTGCATGTATATGATGCATCTGCTAAGAAAACATGATGTCCTCCTCCAAGTCACAAACCCGTTACCGCTGGACTCAGAAGAAGCACCACTGGCGTAAAAGAAACTGATTCAGCGTAAAAAGCAGTGATCATTCACCATCCTAGAACGTCAAGTAGACACCCCTACCCCGCCCCACGTCCACGTCAATTCTTTATAAATGGACCGGACATTCATGTACTTCTCCATCTCTGCTCTGTCCTCTTCCCCATAGTAGCCACAATAACACTGCATCAGCAGTTTTTGGGGAAAAACTATTACGTTCATGTGATTTGaggacagttttgtttttgtcaccagAACTCTTCCGTTTACTAAACTCAACCCCTGcttgtacatgttgtgttaagcaaaatgtttttatgcagTGTGGGCTTGATTTTGTGTCCCAGGATGATACTAACATTGATTTTAAAGTTTCACATCATACTTCTATCATGGCACTGGAAAACCCAGTGATCACACGTTGACTTCTGGACAGAAGTTTCCATTGTGGTAAAACAAGTATAACGGCAAAGCAGGCAATTCCCCCCCACACACAGCACATGGACTATATTCATTAAAGTTATAGACACACTagtatttgtgtgcattttaatacatatattttttctgttcaagGATCacaattctgttttgttttgttttttttgtaattttctccCCTTGTCTTAAGATCTCACGCTAATAGCATCTGTATGTATCTGATTCACTTCAAGTAAGTAAATTCGCGCATATCCATGTTAATctaccaaaaaaacacaaatattgaccTGTCAGGGAGCTGATTTGTGATTACAGATTGACTATAGGTGATCCTGATAGAATTGCGGAAACCAAAAGCTTTCTGATAATGACTACTTGCATCTAGTGTTTAAAGATCtattgacaaaaatacagagacaaaacaagtaggagatgtaaaaagaaaaacaaaaggaaaactaAAGGTGAGACTAAGATGAGATTTTGTTCTACAAATCAAATTTTAAGAGATTTAAACAGAAATCTCGTGGAGCACAAATTAGATTGTGACTCTGAGTTTATAAGAAATCCCAGGATGACATTTCAAAAGGAATGATATGTAGGCGATACTCACAGATTCACTCTGGTAGAGACGGTAGATGAAGCAGGCTTGGATGATCATGCCACACAGTGCCAGGCTCACCAGCAGGAACAGCAGGGTCTGAGCCGCTCTGCCATTCCTTCGCCCCTGGTTCGGCCTAGGTGGCAAAACAGGCCGCGTGGCTTGGCTGTCCACCACGTACACAGTGGGGATCCCACCCTCAGCCGTACCTGCTGGGTTATTTCTGTAAGTGAACATCGATTCACTGCTGAACTCTCTACCAGAAGTCAAGGCTGTTGCTTCAAAGGGGCTGCAGAGACAAAAAGAGGCTTGAGAGGCAGGAGGTGTGAAAAGCGTTGCAGAATGGGTGGTCTCACTTCTGGTTGGTTCAAGTGGAAATGGCTCCCGAGTAGTCAGATGAATACATTCAGATGTCTTGAGATGTATCACCGAAGCACTTTTGAAGGAGATGAACTGTAACTGCAAACATCAAAACGATACTGTAGGTGATGTGAATTTTTCACAGTCGTAGTCAATTCACTAGATCTCAACGTAGAAGGGAAGACTAAGTGGGAGACCAAGCACAATGCATCTTAACCTCCCCTTCATGCCCTCCCACTTCACTGCAACAGCAATGTTGAAATATCCCATTCACACTTCCTCTCTCATGTGCGTACGCTCTCTCTGTGCCTTGTCTCAAATACAGACCCAAAGATTAAGATCCAGACCTTAACCGCTTATTATTTTGTAGGTGACTGACCAGATTTGGATGTATTGTGGGCTGCAAAATGCTTAATGAGCAGTGTCTTTGCATGATAGATTtaattaaacatgaaaaaagttgcacttgctgttgttttttctacTGTGTTAGCAAGAGTAACGGCTTTGGCAGAGGTCAGCGGTTCCATGAGAAAATACAGTGGTAATTTAATAAAGCATTGCACCATTCATCACACTGACTCATCTGACTTCTAATGAATAAGCAATTAGCACCCCCTTGGTTGACAACAAAACAGAATTCAGCCTCTAAACTTTGGTAATGTACAATGGAAATTGTGgactttttaaacagatttttaaaaaaatgacaaacttgaTCTTCTTTGACACAAAGCGTACAGATAAAGCAAAAGTTAGCTGTTGCAAGCATgtattcaacaaaaatattaatatactGCTATTATATTATACCGCTAGCATTTTCCCCTTTagcaaaagcaaaagcaaaataaacaaacaaaaaaaaaacacgcataATCAACATCAATTTGAGGAATTTCTTGA
This window harbors:
- the tnfsf14 gene encoding tumor necrosis factor ligand superfamily member 14 codes for the protein MFTYRNNPAGTAEGGIPTVYVVDSQATRPVLPPRPNQGRRNGRAAQTLLFLLVSLALCGMIIQACFIYRLYQSESANSASFAKLIEAQGPTSPTARPYYDVLPSKPLAHLTGGHNVIHGKEVMAWSMKADPTLYQMVYRNGSLIIQKQGFYYVYSKVFFTDSGKFHHYVNLHTEKYAGGYITLLQARKYSPMSEVARSNSYLGGVFHLYENDAIYVNVSSTAKIIEFKPNENVFGAFML